The DNA sequence TGCCCGTAACTTCGGGTGTTCCCGTTGTGGACTTTGGACACAAGTTGCTCAGTGCTCTGCAACAAGTCGGCATTCCCAACGGGGCTACCTTGTTGAACCACGTCGCGGTGCTCAACCATCTGGGCAAACACGCCTTTGCCAAGAttggcaagctcaagcttAGCCAGTATCTTGCGGACTTGGAGGAAAAGTACGGGCTGGTGATCTACATTGCGGATACCAACCCTAATACTCCGTGGACGCAGACCTGCATCTCTCAGGCCGATTGCGTGTTGTTAGTCGGGGTGGCTGAGGGATCGCCGGAGATAGGAGACTATGAGCATTTCATGCTGGGTCTCAAGGCCACTGCCCGCAAGATCTTGGTCTTGCTGCATCCTGAGCGGTATTCTAACCCAGGTCTTACCAGAGCTTGGCTCAAGAACCGGCCATGGATTAACGGTGGTCACTTCCACATCCAGATGGCCTACAGTCCCACACTGCCGCCAATGCACACCGGAGCCAAGCGAACCCTTAAACAAACAGTCCAAAACATCCAAGCCGAGATTCAAAAGTTCACCTCCCGCCGTGTTCGCCATAGCTACATGCCTGACGCGCCTTACAAAGGCGACTTCCACCGTCTCGCCCGTCGCCTCTGCGGGAAGTCTGTCGGTCTGGTtcttggtggcggcggagcCCGTGGCATTGCTCAAATCGGCGTCATTCGCGCCATGGAAGAAGCCGGCATTCCCATCGATATCATTGGAGGCACCTCCATCGGCGCTTTCATCGGCGCCCTCTACGCCCAGCACGCCAACATGGTACCGATATACGGCCTCGCAAAGAAGTTTGCCGGTCGCATGGCAAGCATCTGGCGTTTCGCCCTCGACTTGACCTACCCCTCTGCCTCGTACACCACCGGCCACGAATTCAACCGCGGGATTTACAAAGCCTTTGCCAAAACCCAAATCGAAGACTTCTGGCTGGAATACTACTGCAACACGACGAACATTTCCAAATCTCGCGCCGAGTTCCACACGAGCGGTTACGCATGGCGATATGTCCGCGCATCCATGTCCCTCGCGGGTTTGCTCCCTCCCCTTTGCGACGAAGGGAGCATGCTCCTCGACGGGGGGTACATCGACAACCTCACCGTCTCGCACATGAAATCGCTCGGTTCCGACGTCATCTTTGCCGTCGACGTGGGCGCGCTGGACGACAACACGCCGCAGCAGTTTGGTGACACTTTGTCGGGGGTGTGGGCGTTTTTTAACAGGTGGAACCCGCTGAGCAATGTGCCCAACCCGCCCACGCTGGCGGAGATAcaggcgaggttggcgtaTGTGAGCAGTGTGGATGCGTTGGAGAGGGCGAAGACGATGCCGGGGTGCTTCTACATGAGGCCGCCGATCGATGAGTATGGGACGTTGGACTTTGGGAAGTTTAACGAGATTTATGAGGTTGGGTATGAGTATGGACGGGGGTATTTGaaggagttgagggagaagggggtgttgccattgattggggaggatgggaatggggggaaggagaggggggatgggggagggaaggcggggttgaggaggactatggcgccgaggaggaataGTATCTGAATTTTTTTGGAATTTCCatttttttattatttttatttatttattttttggTTAGCGACGGACGGGGGTGTAGATTagcgtttttgtttttggggaggtgttAAAAGGGGCATGcatgtttggtgttgttggtatTTGATATTTATATACATATTTTTTACAAATAGTTTAACATGAAAgaatttttttttcaaaaCTTCCAGCCATGATTATTACTCGCTTTTTATGTTTATTTTTACAAGGTGTTGGTTATTCCGCTCCCACAATCAATCCAACCCCCGAGTGTGATAAATCACCACAAAACAGTAGTATTACAAACCATCCTCTGCCCCCGGACCTGGTCGACCACCTCCTTTTTATGCCAACACCTCGCGAAACGTTTCGCTTCGGAGGGGTGATCAAAGCCGATCAAGAAACGGGAATACACCTTGATTTCTTccgcctttttcttcttaCCCCCTGTCTCCCCGGTAGAATTATCATTTTGCGACTCTGGCAATCCGACATAGCTCATCGTCGCCCTCAGCGGTGTGATGGCGCCCTTTTTCCTGGTTTTGGGGAGTATCCCCCAGGGTGCGTCGTCGTTTTGGATCAGATGGGATAGATACCGGGGTGTGAGTTTGCCGTTGCtcaggcggaggaggatgaaatTCCCTGCTGCCTGTTGAGGGACATCGGAAAAGGGTTGGGGGATTGGTAGTAGACGGGCTTGGTTGGTCtttgggagggtgatggttaGGAAGGAGGTTTGAAGGCTTGACaaggggtggatggaggaggttatGGTCGGGATgtgaggggggatgagggagtGAGGTATGgattgggggtgggggaaggggggaggagagacGGGATAGGAGGGcggagcgggagagggagtgttgggttttgaggagggagaggtaaGATAGGGCtgaggggcgggaggggaagaagaggtagAAGATTTCGGTTGGGGAGAGATGGTGGGGGGTACGGTGTTGGATTACTATAGCAGGCGGTTAgtctttggggggagggggcaagaaggggaggggggagggaaccTTTGTCGGGACCGCTGGTCCAGCCTTGGACGTGTTGGCCTGAGGGGGAGACGCGGTAGAAGTCTGATTCTAGGAGGTCTCGgggggcggagaggatgaggactgTTGGGGCGTTGGGGTTTTTgtcagtggtggtggtggtggtggtgtcatCGGCAAAGGTGGACTGGAGCTGCTTTAGCCATTCGCCGAGTTCTTGGTCGTCGTGGAGGGATATTCGGGGTGGTTCGGGGTCATCGTtttgggcggcggtggcggtggtggtgttgcctAAGGGTGAGGCTTTGgatggttggggggtggaggctTTGGGGAAGAGCCGGTTGTagagggagggtttggtTCTTTTTTGGTGATTGGTTTTGGGttctgatgaggatgtgaaATGGCGACGGGCTACTGTTGTGAGTTGCCATGGTTGGGAGGTGAGTGGCTGCAGTATTTGCAGTCGTTTTGGTGGCATTTTGTGAGATGGCTTATAGAGTTGTGAACTGTCGAATAagtgtgagtgagtgagtgtgtgtgagtgagaggtggttgtgaaAACTGTGCCAAGACACGGCCCCACCCACGGCGCCGGGAACGCCTTCCGAGCCGGCGCCGGCAGGTCGCTCTTTCCTGAGAAATATTCCAAATTCTAGGTTTTGGAAAAGTGTGATTAGTTTATGAGGCGTTATGTGGCTCACGAGCGCCCCAGATACAAGCCTCATTATTCCCAAACTATTTCTTCCGACAGGTAAGCATCACAAATTTGCGCATGTTGCAAATTCTTTCAGGTGTCAAAAATACTAACTGACCTTCAGATATCTCGCATAGGCCTCTCAACATACTCAATAGGCGCTCAAAACACATCAATAGGCCTTAAATTATCTTCAATAGGCCTTATATTATCTTTGACAGGCCTTGAACTATATTTGACAGGCCTTGATATATTTTTGACAGGCCTAGAATCATCTCCAATACGCCTTCGACTATCGCTTTGACACCTTCAAGAGATCATTCGAGACGTCAAAATGAAGAGTTTAGACTTCCGAATCCGGAAGCTACACGTCAACACCGACGCCGACAAGCGTCTACAGAAGCGACAACCTTCTCGGATCTATGTCAACGAGGAGGCTCTGATCGAATTAACGGGCTCAAAAGACGGTGGCAAGGCTGTCTGTATCGAAAGGATCCATGAGCTAAATGCTGTGAGGCGTGAGGCCACTCTGTGGAAGGCCCCTGAAAAGCTGGATAAAGCCGTCACACAAATGTACGACGATTTTCGGACTGCCTGCGGCTTCAACCTTGGCGAGCAAGTGCGCATCACTGCGCTTGGCGGAGCTCTCCCAGACGCCGATGAGGTCATCGTCGAGCAAAAGCCGAGCGAAGATGGTTCGCTACCAGACCCCATTTTCCCCGAAGATCTCCCAGGCTGGATTGTTCTTATCGCAGGGCGTCTCTCACAAATCGAACATGTACACACCGGCTGGACCATCAAGGACCTCTACGTCCGGGGCCCAAAACGTTCTTTCATTGTCACCTCAATCAATGGGAGGCCTACTGGTAACGCACGCTATATCGACAGGAAAACCCGGCTGGTTGTTGGGACAGCGGCGCGCACTAACGAGACTGGCGAGGGACCAGTCAAACCTTTGGAGAGGAAACTCGAAGTAAGGGGTATCAAAGGTCTGGACGCACccctcaagaagctcaacgACCTGCTGCGAGCCTTCACCTTTGGAGGCATCAAGAAGAGCTTCACGTTCCCAGGCATCGTCATCCATGGTGGCCACGGCACTGGGAAGACAATGCTCCTCAACAGTCTAGCCCACACAGGCTGGGGAACAGTTTTCCGTATCAAGTTCAAGGACAAACTCGGCGAGATTCAGGAGACTTTTCAGACAGCAAAGCTTCAGCAACCAAGTATCATCCTGATCGACCAGCTCGAGAGGCTGATTGACAAGGACCGCAGCAACCGAGATGCCGTCATTCTCGCCCTCTGTGATTTGTTGGACGGCCTGGCGGCAGAGAAATCGACGAAGGGAGAGGCCCCCCAGGTGCTCGTGGTGGCCACCTGCTTGGATTATACGTCCGACATACCCGAAGACCTCAAAGACCCCGGTCGGTTCACTTCTGAGATTTACCTTCCCATGCCAGACGTAGAGGGTCGCCGTGAGATTCTCTCATCGTTGGATCTCTGTGTTTCACCAGACCAAGAGGACGAGCTTCTCAACCAACTGAGTGCAAGCACTCACGCCTACAATGGCAAGGACTTGAGGCGGCTGGCAGACGAAGCCTGCTTGATCGGTACAACCCGACATCTATCGACATTTACGGTTTCTGCGCCCACCCCTGACCAATCTCgccttctttctcctccacccgaagccgaagaggaCGAATCTGCTCCCGCTTCGGCGCCCGCCACCCTCATTCCCGCCGACTATCACAATGCGCTCCGGCTTGTCCGCCCGTCCCTGATGCACGATATCAACCTCAAGCCGCCCCCGATCCACTGGGACGACATCGCCGGCCAATCTCTCGTCAAACAGTCCCTCCGCCGCGCCGTCCGTTTGTCATTGGAACCCCCCGAGGTCCTCGCGCAATTCTTCGACCGTCCCCCAAAGGGCTTCCTGCTGTATGGACCTCCAGGTTGTTCCAAGACCATGGCGGCTCAAGCCATGGCTACCGAATCCGGCCTCAACTTCTTCGCTGTCAAGGGTGCCGAGCTGCTGAACATGTACGTTGGTGAATCTGAGCGAGCCGTCCGCCGGTTGTTCCAGCGTGCCCGCGAGGTTGCCCCCAGCATGATCTTCTTTGATGAAGTCGACAGCATCGCCGGCCAGCGCTCTGGTttctcgtcttcgtcttccaaATCAAACGGTTCCAGCGGCGGTGTCAACGTTCTGACGACGTTATTAAACGAGATGGACGGTTTTGAAGCCCTCCACGGCGTCGTCGTCCTGGCAGCGACCAACCGTCCCCATGCTCTTGACCCGGCATTGCTTCGCCCAGGTCGATTCGACGAACTGATTTACGTCTCACCGCCAGACCAGGAGGCACGTCGTGCCATCTTTACCAAGGTCGGTgccaagaggaagatgaacGACGACGTAGATATCGACAAGTTGGTTGAGGATACGGAGGGCTATTCCGGTGCAGAGATCAAGGGTATCTGCGCGGCAGCAGGAGTGGCGGCTTACGATCGGTTCATCAAGGAGGGAGGTACGGACGTGGGAATACGGATGAGTGATCTGGAGCATGCTATTAAGAACCAAAAGAAGCAGATCACACGGGAGATGATCAAGGGGTTTGAAGACTGGGAGAGGCAGTTTGGGAAGGTTTGAAGGCCTGGAATTTTGTGAATTAGGCGTAGGTACTATCTACATAGGCCTTTTTGGTATGTAAACAGGCCTTCTTGGTATCCAAGTAGGCATTCGTACTATCAAAATAGGCCTTTTTGCCATTTTATTGTGTTTTTTAGAACCGGAATATGTGGTTTGACTAATACTGATCTGCCTGTTTATTATTTTTATAGGTCTTCTTGAAATGTCAAGAGGCATACCATATGTGTGAACATGCCCCCTTGACTATCATTAAAGGCGTTCTGACTAGGCAAGTTTTAAACAGCTCTCTTGGGAACCATTCCAGCACACTCATTGGGCAATGCAAGAAATGCCCTCACCTAGCACAAACCAGCAACAGGCCGGAGGGAccgtcggtggtgttgaacaCAGACAGACTAGTCCTCTCGCGGTTTATTTCCCCTATCAGAATGCCACTAGGATTCCACAAGACAATTACTGACATGGGATAAATTTACCGACAAACCCCCGCCATTTTAGGGGACTTTTTGCCTCTCCACagcctccccccccccgggCGTCCCCCAGCTGAGTGCCGAAGTGACGTCAAGTAACCCACCATTTCTTATCACGGGGAGCAGACAATCCCAAGGTCGCCATCAGAGAAGCAGTCACGAGCCAGCCAAAAGGGAAGGGAACAAGATAGCGTGTGAAGTGCGACCTGAAGCACTGTGGGAGCAACAAGAAACACAAGACagtatttttatttttttttttattttttggttACGCTACCTAGGTTATTCACTGGCGCGGGCACTCCGAACGACTGACTGAATGTTGACAAcgtctttttttccctctcccccttctttccccgcAGCCCGCTCGCGGTTCAGCCTTCtctattttttttgtttttacacccgccgccgcagtCCATCCCTTGCGAACAGTTGTCTGTTTCGTTGCCTGTGTGTGTCGCATTCTCATTTTGCCCCTGTCGCAAAACTATTTTGCGACCAAGACCGCGCGCaacaaaaggcaaaaagaaaTCAGTCGTAATATTCAACATATCGGCAGCGCGCGCGCGACGTAGGAcacgacacacacacccatccTGTTCCTGTTgtttcctccctccctcgaGTCAAGCCCCGTTGTTTCCCAGACGAGCAAACAGACTGAAACGAaacaggtggtggtttgttaCTCGTGTGtcaacacaaacacacaaaCCCATCTGAACTACCATAACCCAACCTTCCCCGACCTCGATAATAATACCGAATAATCATACCAAAATAATCACCCAAAAAACACACGGGGCGACACCGTCACCAAAAAATGTCGTCCGCCCTCGAAGCCAAAatcgtcatcctcggctcCCAAGGTGTAGGCAAAACCTCCCTCGTAACCCGGTATTGCAAAGGCGCCTTCGACCCAGCCaaaacaacctccaccgtcgGGGCATCCTTCATGACGAAGAGGGTAGTAGACATAGACACCGACACCCTCGTCCGTCTGCAAATATGGGACACCGGTACGTTGcgttcccccctcctcctctccccctcgttctccccctcctctcccttgcCCCAAATCACTAACTAACCTCTTTTTCCCCCCGTCCATGCAGCCGGCCAAGAACGCTTCCGCTCCATCTCCCGCCTCTACTACCGCGGCGCAAACGCCTGCATCCTCTGCTACTCTATAACCGACTCGTCCTCCTTCCACGAAATGTCCCTCTGGCTCACCGAGCTCCGCCGCAACTTACCTTCtgacatcatcctccacgtGGTCGGGACAAAGGCGGATATTGTCGCGAAGGACCCTTCGAAGAGACAGGTTCCGTTTGAGAGGTGTATCGCCTATGTGGCGGAGAATCTCGCTCCGGGAAGGggatcaaccccccctccgtccgccaccctccccttaCCCTTTGCACCGTCTTCTTCTGAACCAgcggcttcgtcgtcgaACCCGAGATCGAGCGGGTTGTTTTCGGCTATATCGTCAACCGACCCTGGACCGAAATCTCCAAGCTCGAAACGGTCGTCTGGGTTTTGGGGCCAGGAGGTGGGGTGGGATGCCTGTCATGAGATTTCTGCCGAgagcggggagggggtggaggaggtttttaGGGTCGTGACGAGGAAGCTGGTGGAAAGGGACAGGAAGATGAGGGCTGATTTGTTGGCTGCTagtggggggaggttggatggtggtgggtataTGGGGCCGGAGACGCCTTTTTTCTCAAGTGTGGCTGCTACGGCGGGGACGGATGATCAGGATGGGGGAGGGCAGGGGGGGTATTTTGATGCTAGGTTTGGAGTAGGGGGGAATGGTGGGGGGAGTTTTAGGGTGGGAAGGGAtaggaggagttggttgttTAGTCCGGGGTTCAGCACGCCGGGGTTGGGGACGGGGGATCAGGGCCAGGGGCAGTATGTTGATGGgcagaggggggggaggtgctgTTAGTTTGGAGTGTGTTcgggaggaagggaagggagggggagagggacaaggaggagggggaggatatgATACccaaggaggatgaaggaaGGTCTGGCACTTACACACATTAAGCATATGAGCAACATTGGCATCGATGGGGCGGCGTTACATTTGTTTTggactttttttctcctcttctcttctcactGTTTTGAGACTTTCTTTCATTTATTTTCTGTTCTGGCATGGCATagcattttcttttctttctttgttgtTATCTTGATTTCTTTTagcaaacaccaacaagccAGAAATTGGGAAATTCATGGGATGGATATACTTACTACCTAGCGTATTATGTGTATTAACGAGCACACACGATTacatggcgaggatggatATCTGGTTTTCGAGTTCTTTGACCGTTCGAATTATATCCTCATTTCTGTCTCTGTAAATTTATCCGGTAGCGAGAGCGTTGATCAAAAGATTCCAACCAGCAAGAGATAACCAGCAAGAGATGTATACCACGATAAGGCATCAATTCCAACCCGACGATATGTCAAGTCTCCAAACACATCTGCAGTCTGATGTGAACACGCTGTACCTACATTGCtgaccccttccctcccaccTGCATGTAACAGCTACTCACAAACACAccctgccccccccccaaacactctctccccttccccaaggATTCACATCTTCATATCTCAATCCAAGAAAATATCTCATGTACAAATATAATTAATAATTAAGGTATGTATAGACTTGTGCCCTTGTGCGTGCCCCTTGCCTGCACCAACGCCCTTTTCCTGTATGCGTTGTATACATGGGGCGTTGGTTTGCACAAATAATCGCAGTGCAATATGCTGTGTGTTCGTGTAACTTTTTTCATCAATCACATCCCTTatctttcctttccctttccctgtCCTGTCCAAGAACCAAAACCTACCCTCCCGACAAACCGACCCTTTCTGATCTTTTTTCGCCGTGACTAACCGCCCATCACATCCCACTATGGGATGGTCGGTCAACCGGGCCCCAAATCCTCTCCGAAAAATCAACCTTCTATAAGAGTATGGCATCACATGCCCATCACCATTTACTGCGCCTTCTTGGCCCTAATCTCAGCCAGCTTGCGCTCGCGACGCTTCTTAGACGCCGCCTCACCGGCCTCGGTGTCAAGGCAGTAGTCCCACCAGCGGAAAGAAGAGGCATAGTTGCCAATGAAGCGCTCGTGGTGAAGATCGTGGTGGTCAGCACCAGCccagaaggggaggatgtgaCGAAGAGACCAGGGGAAGTCGTAACCGCTGTGGGCGTCGATGGCCtggaagaggcggaggacGATCCAGAGGTACATGGTCACAAGGTGGAAGTCGTTGGTGATCAAAGTCCAGACAATGGGGCAGCCGACAATGCCGAAACCGAGGAGCATGACTTCGATGGGAGAGGCGTACTCAGCGGCGAGACCGAAGGGGGCGCTGTAGGTGTGATGAAGCTTGTGAATCGACTTGTAGAGGGGACCGTAGTGGAGCGCGCGGTGAAACCAGTAGTGCCAGGCATcctcgaggatgaagaagatgacgattTGCATGGCGATCTTCCAggcgggagggaaggggacaCCGTACTCCATTCCGAAGTAGGTGGCGATGGGGTGGAAGAGCCAGATCTGGGGGAGTTCGACGGTGCAGTGACTGATGAGAACGAGAGCGGCGCATTCCCACTGCTCTCTCCATGTTGGGACCTTGGTCTGGGTGGTTGTTAGTCTGAGCTGCTGTGAATGTGCTTGGTTGCGCGTGCGAGAAACTCACGTTTTGCAACTTCcacttgttgaagaaggggatggcATCGATGATGATCCAGGGGAGCGATCTGCCAAAGTAGACGAGCTCGTGCATGACGAAACTCATAATACCCGTCGCGATTGTGTCATTCTGCATCCAGAGGTACCAGGACTAGGTGGTTGTCAGCATGCTCGGTCGAAAGTGTTGAgattgggggaggaggttcgCGCATACCGCCCAGAGACGCTCGGCAACATTGAGGTCGACGGCGGCCTTGGAGACCTCGTCGAAGACATTGGAGAAGGTAGCTGTTGAACCCAGACCACCAATGGTCGAGTTGCTGTACAGAAAATGTTAGCTTTCGCCATGATGCGACTGGAGCGGTGAACGGGATACGTACAGAGCGGCGTACGCCATGATGGGTGATTATGATAAGGGTCCGCAAATgcagagagaagaaggagtgTAAAGTGAAGATGTAGAGAGATCGCTCCAGCCAGGAGAAGCGGTCGTAGATaagggaaaaagagggaggaagaaaaagaacaacGGCCCCCAAGTCGAAAGCTGGTCGCGCGCGCAATCGAGGAAGATAGGGGAGaggcaacaaaaaaagggtcAGGGATAGGATGGTTTTTTATCGAGAACTGCTGGCACGGTTTGGCATTCCCAATGCAGAGCTCTAAATGGGCCAATGGCACGGTTCACAGCTGGATCGGcccacctccaaaaaccccttTCCGCCTTCCGTGCACGCCAAGTGGGGCATCACCAGCGAAATCAATTGGCTGCGTGGAATCAGTTGAACCAATCCGTTGTCGGGTCGTCTGATGTGTGCCTGCCAAGACACCATACACCGTTACCTGCATGTAAACGGCAATTTCCGCTTCTTTGGGAACGCTGTTTCTTCCGCTTGTTCACCGTTCACCGCCCGTGTGCTTGTTTCTACCGACCTGTTTCGTTTCAACAACCACTTGACTTGCAGGGCCACCGCTACTTACACATGCTGTCACCGAACCCAGGGACATGGTTGATATCTCATTCAGAAGTGGCCGAGTTTCTTCGTGATCTCGAGACTGGAGAGCTTATAAAGCCGACTACTCTGTACTCGAGTATGCGTCAAACGGTGCTTGCTTTGTAACAAAGAGCGGGCCACATGGCAGCTATGAAATCATTACGCAGCCTGACAGCTTCCCAGTTTGACGGCCACAGAGCCGCTCAGGTTGTATTTTCCAGTTTTTCAATTGATACAAACATTTTCTTTCTCAGCCCTGCGGTTCTTTCAAAAATTCCCAGTGTTACATTCGCTGTTCCAACATCCCCGCAGGTATTTCCATCGGCGTGATCTCATTTGAATATCTCACGACCCAAACCGCCTCAAGGATCCCAGCCCCACCAGGGTGGGTTTGATTCGCACCAAACCACCGGATTCCCAACTTCCGCCATCAGTTCGGATGGCCTGATCGGTCCTCTCGGGAGCCGAAGCTCTGGACTCACAACTCGCCACTTTTTGCGCGTCCATCTCGACACAGCCCCCTGAGCAGTTACGTACGGCGGTGAAAGTAACGAATTCGTCGAGTACCCCGCCTAGCCTCGTTTGGGAATCTCTATCAAAATGTCGATTGTGGCCGAGTTAGtaacccacccaccacccacctaccCCTCCGCGGGGATGGGATTCCCCATGTTTTGAAAGATGCATATGTTGACTTTggcctttttttgttgctaTGCAGTCGAGTGCGTCGTCTCGATGCACTCATCGACAAAGTCTCACTTGTACagttggggtttggtgaggaagatgacaaTCTACATCTACGTTCCAACCGTGGCGGGGACTTCCACCTGGCATCAGAACCCCGAGTTACTGAGCTGCTTCAGATTGCAAAGCAGCTCTCTTCCAGCTCGCTCTCACTGGGCCATATATCCAAGAGGCGAATTCGAAATTTGTTGATTGAGTCTGGCCTGGCAAACGAGGATCAAAATGAGGAGCTTCACGCTGAGAAATGGATGGTCGAGGTGGATGCTGAATGGCATTTGGTTGGAAAGGCCACTATTCAAACATATGGTCTTTTGATGAGCTCCCTGCTTGATCAGATAAAGCCACTGAGCGACGATATCTGGTACTGGGACGAGATCTTGAGCTCCTACCCCAACAGCCTTCTTTACACGATGCAATCATCACCGGTGCGGATGGGGGAATGGACCAGGGAAGTCTGGCGAGAAAGCTTGGATCGCTTTAACGAGtggcgacagcaacaactcGAGCATCGTTCAGCCCCTCGATCCCGGCGCGAGTCTAGGACAGacagggagggggaggtacTTACCGCCggcacctcatcaacacaGTCAGAATCAGGGTCTGGTGACAAGAACGCCGCCGCAGAGTCTGTAACTGAAATCAACTTGACACAGCAATGGCGCGAGTTTTATGGCATCGTCCGAGAAAGCATCACGGAAAAGTCTCTGGGTAACGTCAGGCGTGTCCTTGGTCGGGTTGATACCGGCCGTTCGGATGCCCGACGCAAGCTGGCTCGTCTCCAAAAACTCCGGGAAATGACGGCAACTGGTCTGGGCGTGCTTTTGGACGAGGGACTCGACATACGGACACCAGACGATGGTTCAGTGGTTGAAGCGACTGCTTATCACGAGGAGTGGCGAGTGGTGCTGGAGCGAAGCGTTGCTCTGATGGACTCGATCCTCCGCGGTTCGCTCACCCTCGAACACAATATGAAAGAGTTCGAAGACAACATTTTTTCCGGTGTTCAGCACGATCCTGAGTTGTCAATTCACACAGATGACGCCGCGCATGCTGCAAGACCTGCCATCCTTGCCCGCCGActcctcaacatccttgACGAGGGCATTCCCCAGCATGCCGTGTCTACCTCGGTGTTGGCCCGCAAGAATGGTCGCCCTTCCCGACTCGTCAGATACTGGATTCCGGCCatcgctctcctcctttcGTCCTCGACAATCCTCCGCGTTCTTGTAAACAGGAAAGCCGACATTATCAACTGGATACAAGATCTTGGTGCAACCACTCGGGATTTTTGGTTCAACTGGGTGGTGGAGCCGATCAAGAAGGTCATCGGTACGATCCGTCACGATGAAACCAGCGAGATTGCCATCATGAGCCGTGACAGCTTGAAAGCCGATCGCGAAAGTCTGGAGCGCATGGTGGTGGAGTTCTCTCGAGACAACCCTGACATTGCTGTTGGTAATTCAACCATCACCGAGGCCCAGGTTGCTGAGATCCGGACTCgggtgaaggagggagaTGTTACTCCCATCCTGAAGGCATACGAAAAGGATCTGAAGAAGC is a window from the Podospora pseudocomata strain CBS 415.72m chromosome 6, whole genome shotgun sequence genome containing:
- the NCA2 gene encoding Nuclear control of ATPase protein 2 (BUSCO:EOG09260VCG; COG:S; EggNog:ENOG503NV6S) translates to MSIVADRVRRLDALIDKVSLVQLGFGEEDDNLHLRSNRGGDFHLASEPRVTELLQIAKQLSSSSLSLGHISKRRIRNLLIESGLANEDQNEELHAEKWMVEVDAEWHLVGKATIQTYGLLMSSLLDQIKPLSDDIWYWDEILSSYPNSLLYTMQSSPVRMGEWTREVWRESLDRFNEWRQQQLEHRSAPRSRRESRTDREGEVLTAGTSSTQSESGSGDKNAAAESVTEINLTQQWREFYGIVRESITEKSLGNVRRVLGRVDTGRSDARRKLARLQKLREMTATGLGVLLDEGLDIRTPDDGSVVEATAYHEEWRVVLERSVALMDSILRGSLTLEHNMKEFEDNIFSGVQHDPELSIHTDDAAHAARPAILARRLLNILDEGIPQHAVSTSVLARKNGRPSRLVRYWIPAIALLLSSSTILRVLVNRKADIINWIQDLGATTRDFWFNWVVEPIKKVIGTIRHDETSEIAIMSRDSLKADRESLERMVVEFSRDNPDIAVGNSTITEAQVAEIRTRVKEGDVTPILKAYEKDLKKPFVGAIRGDLVRSVLIQVQKTKVDLEVAISGIDALLKSQELVFGFIGLTPGILVSIGIIQYLRTAFGSRKGLRRGQRARRTRRVLRKMDRILTEAQHNLQDNTISYRDRGLLVCEAHVLRNLTQGNLPREVEKEFIEDLDEFAKARSVPELFRVLDRIRWAYSEYF